Proteins encoded in a region of the Pelobates fuscus isolate aPelFus1 chromosome 11, aPelFus1.pri, whole genome shotgun sequence genome:
- the LOC134576721 gene encoding large ribosomal subunit protein P2-like, with the protein MRYISAYLLAVLGGNDKPSIKDLKKILDSVGIETDDERAEKVVGELNGKSIEEVIAQGNTKLACMPSGGAVAVAASAGSGSAAAAAAAPAEEKKEEKKEESEESDEDMGFGLFD; encoded by the coding sequence ATGCGTTACATATCTGCATACCTATTGGCTGTCCTTGGAGGCAATGATAAGCCCTCTATAAAGGACCTCAAGAAGATTCTGGACAGTGTTGGCATTGAGACTGATGATGAGCGAGCAGAGAAGGTTGTCGGTGAACTGAATGGCAAAAGCATTGAGGAGGTGATCGCTCAGGGTAACACCAAATTGGCCTGTATGCCCTCTGGAGGAGCTGTAGCTGTTGCTGCCAGTGCTGGATCAGGAtccgctgctgctgctgctgctgctcctGCTGAAGAGAAAAAGGAAGAGAAGAAAGAAGAATCTGAGGAATCAGACGAGGACATGGGATTTGGCCTATTTGATTAA